Below is a window of Leisingera sp. S132 DNA.
CCCACTACCGTGCCCACCGCGAGGTCGAGCACCGTATCCAGATGGTGCATGACGCCCAGACCCACCGGATGCCGAAATCCGAGGACGGCATTGCCCGCATTGCCTGCCTGATGGACCGCGACCCGGCAGAGCTGCAGGCCGAAATCAAGATCCGCCTGGAAGAGGTGCATGAGCTGACCGAGGGGTTCTTTTCTCCCGGTGCAGCTCCGGCGCCTGCGCCTTTGGCAGCGGAGTCGGCGGAACTGGACGGCGCCATCATTGCCCGATGGCCCACCTATCCGGCGCTGCGCTCATCACGCGGCGCGCGGATCTTTGAAGGGTTGAAGCCAGAGCTTCTGGCCCGCGTGGCCAAGACCGCAAAGCCGGCTGAAACCCTGCTGGCGCTCGACGGCTTCCTGGCCGGGCTGCCCGCCGGCGTGCAGCTGTTCTCGCTCCTGGGCGCCAATCCGCAGCTCATCGACCTGCTGGTCGATATCGCGGGCACCTCACGCGATCTGGCCGCCTTCCTGTCGCGCAACTCCGCCGTTTTCGATGCGGTGATCGGGGGCTCTTTCTTCGACCCCTGGCCGGGGGCGGACAGGCTGCGGGCGGAGCTGAAAACGCGTCTGGAGCAGGAAGAGGATTATGAAACCCGCCTCGACGCCACCCGGCGCTGGTGCAAGGAATGGCATTTCCGGATCGGCGTGCATCACCTGCGCGGGCTGATCGATGGCCATCAGGCGGGCACCCAGTATGCCGAGCTGGCCGAAGTGGTGATTGCAGGCATCGCGCCGGAAGTGGTTGCGCAGTTTTCGAAAAAACACGGACCCCCGCCGGGCCGCGGCGCCGCGGTGCTGGCAATGGGCTCGATGGGGGCAGGGCAGATCAATGCGCAGTCCGACCTCGATCTGATCGTGATCTACGACCCGGCGGGAGTGGAAATGTCCGATGGCAAGCGCCCGCTGGCCACGCGCCCCTATTTCGCGCGCCTGACCCAGGCCTTTGTCACAGCTTTGTCAGCGCCGATGGCGCAGGGCCGGCTGTATGAGGTCGACATGCGCCTGCGCCCGTCTGGCACACAAGGTCCCGTCGCCGTCAGCTTTGCAGGTTTCACCCTGTATCAGCAGAACGAGGCCTGGGTGTGGGAGCATCTGGCCCTCACCCGCGCCCGAACCATCGCGGGCGACCGCAGCCTGACCGGCGAAATCGAGGACTTCCGCACTGGCTTCCTGTCAGAGCCTCGTGACAGCGGCAAGGTGCTGCGCGAAGTGGCGCAGATGCGGGAACGCCTCGCTGCCGCCAAGACACCGGCAGGCGTCTGGGACGCCAAGAACGGCCCCGGGCGGATGATGGACATCGAGCTGCTGTCGCAGGCAGGCACGCTCACCTCTGCCTCTGCCGCCCGCGATGTGGCCTCCGGTCTTCGCGGCGCTGTCGCTGCCGGATGGCTGAATGACGCGGATGCGGAATACCTGACGGCCGGATACCGTCTATTCTGGTCCGTGCAATGCGCAGCGCGGCTGCTCTCTGGCAAGGCGCTCGACGCCGAAAAGATGGGAGAGGGCGGGGCGCAGTTCCTCGGCCGCACCACCGGGTTCGACCGGCTGGAAATGCTGGAGCAGGAACTGCAGGACCGCTACGGACGCTGTGCTGCGCTGATTGGCGAAACCTTGGAAAGGGAAGCAGCGGATGAAGACGGGCAGCACTGAACAGGACCCGCGCGGGCTGATCTACGAATCCTACCGGATCGAGGGCATCACCGATGCCCAGTGCCGCAGCATCTTCTTTGACTGGGCGCTGGGCATGGACGCCGCGCGCGACAGCCGCGCCGACATTCAGGCGCTGCTGGACATCTATGGCGATGGCCAGCCGGAACATCCGATGACGGCGGTGCTGCGCGACGGGCTGCAAGGCGCCGAAAAACCGCGCCGCCGCGGCGGCTGGCGCTCACGCGAACGCTAGATCCCTGAAACCA
It encodes the following:
- a CDS encoding glutamine-synthetase adenylyltransferase, with translation MTTELTISRIPRPFDPDLGAEARALVPELSGGLADLVAGACGSSPYLKELTDREAGWLPQALHDPEAAVQQVFADCRALEAAQLKPGLRQAKRRLALLTALCDLSGGWCLEQVTGALTGFGALCADVAIKAEIANLIRRKKLPGLTEDDVETAGGLTILAMGKMGAHELNYSSDIDLICLFDETRFDPDDFYEARQGMVRATKNMCAALSDRTGDGYVFRTDLRLRPDPAVTPVCLAMEAAERYYESLGRTWERAAYIKARPCAGDIAAGERFLNTLRPFVWRRHLDFAAIQDAHDIRLRIRENKGTGGALHVPGHDMKLGRGGIREIEFFTQTRQLIAGGRDESLRLRGTVEGLAALAGKGWVPPEVAETLTAHYRAHREVEHRIQMVHDAQTHRMPKSEDGIARIACLMDRDPAELQAEIKIRLEEVHELTEGFFSPGAAPAPAPLAAESAELDGAIIARWPTYPALRSSRGARIFEGLKPELLARVAKTAKPAETLLALDGFLAGLPAGVQLFSLLGANPQLIDLLVDIAGTSRDLAAFLSRNSAVFDAVIGGSFFDPWPGADRLRAELKTRLEQEEDYETRLDATRRWCKEWHFRIGVHHLRGLIDGHQAGTQYAELAEVVIAGIAPEVVAQFSKKHGPPPGRGAAVLAMGSMGAGQINAQSDLDLIVIYDPAGVEMSDGKRPLATRPYFARLTQAFVTALSAPMAQGRLYEVDMRLRPSGTQGPVAVSFAGFTLYQQNEAWVWEHLALTRARTIAGDRSLTGEIEDFRTGFLSEPRDSGKVLREVAQMRERLAAAKTPAGVWDAKNGPGRMMDIELLSQAGTLTSASAARDVASGLRGAVAAGWLNDADAEYLTAGYRLFWSVQCAARLLSGKALDAEKMGEGGAQFLGRTTGFDRLEMLEQELQDRYGRCAALIGETLEREAADEDGQH